Part of the Henckelia pumila isolate YLH828 chromosome 2, ASM3356847v2, whole genome shotgun sequence genome is shown below.
ataagacatattttttaaataatctcaattaaatatttcatatctccataataaaaatctattacatttattaaataaacaatatattaaaatttcaacatcttatgacctatattacaaatctattacattttattctacTTCACTCGCATTTCCTCCCGTCGTAGTTTCGGATGTTCTTTCGGTATTATCTTGGTCTTCTTCATtactttgaatatgttgtgttcgagtagcgacttttgaccaatcattgagcaaacattgggcttccaaattTTCCGGCATTAAGCTAGAACGTCTCTCGTCCAATGTATTTCCTCCAATACTAAATGCTTGCTCCACTGCAACTGTTGAAACCGAACAAGCTAGAATTGCTTTTGccattatagccaaaattggatatatttgtgttttttgcgaccaccatctcaaaatgtcgaaattttcctcatctgtatcactaaaatcaaaagcataggtaaaataattctcaacttcctgactggaacttgaggatcctcgtggacgtttcgtccgttcccttaataaaagttgtgctttagtaagtttagaagtaacattactagttgcagtggattgtgtttcatgtgaaacaatttgtccaccatatttgatgttatattcattataaatatcaagtaaatgagttttaatattaaacaaaatcaatgagatagaaggaatcgtttccgcaataggctccaaaaattcataatataatgttaacatgtcgtttaagccatctaatttaagtctaggatctaaaacaaaagcacataaaaaaatttcaggaatgagcaaaaaatatttttctcattttgctTTCATGACAAGAATACATTGAGATAAAGTACTATCATTAGAtttaacatgttcatgaaaaatacaagcaatgttgcaacaatgtgttaaaactaaatgtgaagtagggtaataaacaccggataattggtcactagcattattaaaaacttttaaaatttcacaaatactagtgcatatgttccattgatttgaaaacaaataaatatcacaagcttgaacaaattgatgaaaaaatgtacataataaatctttatattcaaaagaggataataacaatttatatgttgaattccaacgagttggaacatctcatgcaaaccgcttaggcttcataccatttactctacaaaattttttccattgcttcataacttgaggatgcgtcataaataatgaatagcgttcctaattggttgaatatgtATGCCTAAACTCTTTAgcccatcttgaacacacaaatttaatagatatgacatgtgcatctaatatgaaaaaatttgccacctagtgatggtttacatatttcaataagctcactaatactagaagtatttgcactagtattatcaaaagacattgaaaaaactttggtagttagaccatattcttctaaaataacaaatataagttgcgaaatattttgtgtcgtgtgtgattcgttgaaacatctatatgcaagcaaccttttttgaatgttctaattattatcaatccaatgacatgtaatacccatatatgaacaactttgccaatgatcactccaaatatcggaacacaaagaaactttattattcaaactataaaattccttaattaattctttcttttgatcaacgactaactttttcattatgcgtttgagactattttttggaatacgtctaatagaaggatttgcacttgtagaaagccaattttgaaaagataatttatcgctaaaactaaaagaaagCTGTTCAACCGCACAAAATTTAGCCGTTTCTTCTCTAAATCTAGCTCGTTATGtttaaatagttgagattcattatccgattgagaagagaatgccgaaatttgagtttgagcacgatCAATCCCAATTTCCACCGGATGATTTTTCTCAATATGCCGCGTCAAAGTTCCATAACCacctccttgtttaaatttgtaacattttgaacaatatttgcatttggcttgcaaatcaccggagggaagcgtcaccttgtcgaaatgtttggtgaagatatcggatgtcgggcgaggcaccgctcgagtttgtctttgagaggccgccggatcgttcatactttcttgacttgcatgatgacgtggtggtggtggttgttcaacttgttgtctttgttgcgcctcttgtcgaatttcttgaatttcatcatcggaatattcaagatcaaagtcatcgacattgaattgaggatactcgacctcgggtggtatgatgttcttttcctttccttttcctttgtcacccctacgacttgatcccgctccgaacatttgtaattgtataaatatggaaataaatcaacaattgacaataaaccaataatcgaattatcgaaacttgatatttttgataattcaagaaattaaaaggaattgagaatagagagaattgtgtaaacaaaatgaaaggaggttgggggtatttataaaaaaaaaaagtaggtttttttttaaaaaaaaaagaaaaaaacaccGGCAGACCCGGCGGGCCGACCCGTCGGGTCGACCGGGTTTTCAACGGCCACGAAATCGTGGCAGTTGATCTCAACGGCCACAAAATCGTGGCCGTTGAGAGAGATCCATCGGCCACTTGCTAGTGGCCGTTGGATCTGGGCGCCCCAATGGGCGCCACGTGTCCAACCCGCCGGGTTGGACGGTTCCAACCCGGTGGGTCCAACCCGTCGGGTTGACGGTTTTCCAAATGGAAAACCGGGACCGGACCGCCTAGTGGCCGGTCCGGTCCCGGTTTCGGGTTGGGCCCGTTGACCCGGTTAACCGGCCCATTGACCACGGGCCGGTTCCAGACCCAACCCGGCCCTTGACCAGGTCTACGTGCAGCGAAATACTAGTACAATTAAGAGAGATATGTGAATAGTAACTAATTTGGTGAGACTTTTTTAATATGTCAATAATATgcttaattagttttttttgtttttcaaatttttatttaccCTTTTTTTacaaatctttttattttataatttaattacaaatatttataaaacaaaaataaattaaaaacaaaattatagTTGTACGAGCACGCATTGCGTGCTCCGAGATGCCAATATAATTAAAGTCCAAATCTGGTCCATTAGTTAGGAACAATTATGGGTCTCGCCCATTCATAGATTAATTAATCTTTCAACACCATATACATGTAATCTTTGTGTTATTTATTCAAGGGATCAATAATATGTGTGGGACAGACTTTGCgacaaattaaatatacaaaaaaatttgtaaaatgtCTTACAAatcaattttgattttctaTTTGAGTTatccataaaaataatattacattttatgttcaaaatattatttttattgtaaatattattttgggtcgaattcattttttttttttcatatgggGTCATCATGAATCCCATATATTTGGCTAAATCTGAATAGTTAGATCTGTGATGAGGATCGTTGCACCATATAATTTATCTTGTGCTCGAGGTCATTTGATTTTTAGGTAATTACTAAAGATCTaagtctttttttaaaaaaaaaaattgttaatttTATATTCTAGGGTGTAATAATTGATAACAAAATTTTGGGGAAATTAGTGAATTCTTTTTCATTGAATATTAGAGATTGATTCGTTTTTTAATCAAGTATTGAATTACTTTTAAacgaaaataattaaaatctggaATCTGGAAAAAATACTAACTTTTATTGTGATTGTGGATCGAATTAGTACTTTTCGCATTAAATGTAGATTCAtctcatgaatttttttttttttttaaaagaaaaacccGTTTCATAGAAATTACATAATGATAGCAAGATATCTACTGCtgaattagaatttaaatttattatttaaaaaaaaaaaaaaaaaaaaaaagagatgtaGCAATAACTATTTGATTTCGACTTCGAAGTCTCATTCATTGGTTTGGGACCTGGGCTATCCATCCGATAATTTTCAATAATGTTATATATTTCGGATTTGGACATTTCAATATTGACAGTAGTCCCAGGAATATTCTCCAATCTGGTGGGATCGTTAAAATCGAAAACTAATTTTCTCTGactctaaattttttaaacaaaattccGTTATTCAATTATTTTAGCCATCATTAGGGAAATGTTTCcatgtgttttttttattttatatacaaaaattAAAACTATTTTCAATATCTTCTCCCAAATACGTTTGGTTTTTTCttatatattcattattttattttaactttaGGTCACATCCAGAAATTTTAGACCGATAATATTTATATTCTAATTTTTGTCGATCATATGCTATTTTATGTGATAAAAATTGAAGTGTATAACATTTTTAGTCCATATAATAATCCAAATTTCATACAGTAACACTGTTTGGTTCATGGATTGGATGATGATGAATTAATAATATAAGAATTTTAAATCAATATACATGGATTAGACAATTATGCATGACACTAATCCTTGAAAGAATTTGAGCCAAGCATTGGACAAATCAATGATTATTAATCAATCAATGTGTTATCCATCACACCAAACGGATGGATAAAAATCGAATACATCATGTTGAAGTGTATATGACATCAGTGTATATATTTTAATCGAATACATCATGTTTTCGTGTTTTAAATAAATCGGATGAtgctgaaaataaataaataaatcgagATGAATCCAACATAGGACAATTAAGGACAGTAATGTGGCATGGGGCAATCAATAATTAtatgaacaaaaacaaaatttaaaataaaaatatcgtgaaacaaataaataacaataaataataaataaatgtaaCCAAATAAAGATTAGCAGCTCCCTAAGGTCTCTTGGGAAATAAAGGCAAGAAATGTACGGCGAATATAATAGAGAGACCCCATATACATGTGCAAGGGAAACCATCCCAAATTACAACTCATCTCGTCCCACTTCCTATTTCAACCTCAaatctcattttgtttttttttttttagataatcAAATGTCATTATCTactttaaatttcatttttttttctaaaaaaaaattcaatcgaAATTTAAGACCTTCAACGGTATCGAAAATGATATCTTACTCGctatatatatttctaaaacttttatatGGAATTTGGAATATTTAGCCGAAATAATGATAGAAATATAAAATAcccatataattttttgtcCGCGTCGTAGTCTAATAAAGATTTCACAATATGGTCTAGTATTGCAGGCAtctcaaaaataataatgtcagaggtacaaccaatatatcgtacaacgatatttacaacaattatatcgtgatattttgctattatctcgtgagattttgatatgatatcgtgagattttgcatttaatgtatcgtgagatttgataaattaaaatgttttattgaattttttgtagtgtaaaaattattatacaaatttggttgtacatgtagcattgctctctcaaaaaatattattatcctGCGTGCTTGCATATTTAACTATATCTTTAAGATTTTATAgttttccatatatatatatatatatatatatatatatatatatagagttttattATGCTGCCCAATAACTATGCTCAACTCCGTGCCCACAATGTACAATAAGtgagttgaccggtacaataAGTTAGTTGACTTGATCTGCCCACCTCGTCttcgaccactaaaacccgatacatggtaccggattttagtggtcggggacgagttgaACATCATTGGTTAGATAgctaaaatttatatatatatatataaattttcagttGCCCAACAAATTCCTGCCCACTtcgtccccgaccactaaaacccttAGTTGTCTTTCTTTTTGAttttttgcaccactaaaaCACGACACCGGATTTTAGTGGTCGGAGAGAAGTGatctcttatatgggttatccattaaaacgtattacattttatgtgaaaaatattacttattattataaatatgggtagagtTGACTCGTCTCGAATGAAATCGTCTAACAAGAGTGTTACTCTTGTTATATAGCAAAATAATTCTCTTAAATTGAAATATATGCATTAGGCATCTTATACGTTGTTTGTATAAAGATGGTGATGAGGACATTTTACATTTGTCTCAAAAACTATATTTACAAAGTTTTGGATAAGAGATTGGCCATAAGAAGTTCGATTTAAACCAAAGTCCAATAAATAAGTTTGAGCTAGACCAGACCTTTTAGTTGGTGAGGTTTCTGACAAGTGAATCACGGATATTCATATTTATGACGTCGGTAAAAGCAAGTATTCAAGGATAAATTAACAATtgctgaaaaattaaaaaaataacccTTCTGAAAATTTATTTCTTGGTCCGTATTCTAACAAAATTCCGTAACTGAAAGAAACTTATACATGGAAAAAATGTGGATGATTTAACAAGCAATACATTTTTTTGAGGTTTAATACCTATTGACATGATGCAGGTTTATATGCAGAGTATCCGAAAAGAATTCTTGCAAATTTGCCTCGAAATCACGAGCCAAACACGAGCCTCTCTAGATCCAGTAATCGAGAAGAAGACAAGATAATACAAACCAACTCCCAAAACAGAAGGAGCGTATAGTATATGTATACAGCGCATGCCAGAGTACGGTGAAATCCGGGTTGATGAAACTTCCGAGCCAATATTGCAGAAGTTTCTCCTCTCTTGCATGGTCATATTTCTAAGCTGAGCCGACAATCTTCACTTGAACATCGTAGCTTGATAACCGTTTTTTCCAAGGCGAAGCAGCCATGTCTAAGATCCAAGTAGACACTATTGAATGACAAGATTTTTTAATGCCTCCAGTTTCTCTACATTTCCGTTTGATGCAACTGGGAATGCACGCTGGTTAACAACCGAAATGCCACCGCCATTTTCGGTTGTTACCTGCAATTGGTGGTTAGCTGAATTGGAGGTAACAGAGCTGTGTTTGCCCTCAAAGTACGAGGAGTATGGGAAATACTCGGCACATCGGGCCTTCCATCCTACAAAGCATAAACAAATGAAGTCACGTGCAGGCAAGATTTTTCTTCTTGTGGTAAAATTAAGAGAGACTTCCATTCGTTTGTGctgttataattataattttactaCTTCTACCATCATTAAGATACTTTTGAATAGCTCAAATTTGAACGTCACCAGCAACACAATCACATAGGAAGCATATCTTGAATAAATTGTCCCAGTCTTGTCCCACTTCCATTTCTGAGATCGGAGACTAGAGAAGTCAATCTACAGATTCTTGTGAAAATATAAACCTCAACCTTATTTAGCTAGTACAAGTTCAAGTTGTCGTGCATATTTGCGTCCTTGCTCGTGACCTAAAACAGGTTCAGGACCTAAAATCTGAATCGGGTACATAGATCTACTGAATGAGTTCCTAATTTCAGTCTCACACTGataacatatcaaatttcaacaACTACAGGATGTATCATTGAGCAAACGTGTTGAAGCAAATTTTCACCACGTGGAGACgagataaaatttaaaaaaacccAGAAGACTACAGTCAAAATGTAAAGGGACTCTACACAGCTAAAAGTGTGATGCAGTCCATGCTGAGATATCAACAATATTACTCTAGGCCTCTGATGCTCCTTGTGTTACGATTGAAGAACAGAAACTGTAAGGCTATAATCTACAGAAACCATAGATTCAATAATGACTTACTTGATGCAGCACTATGGTCATTAAGAGTAGACTCTAGTAATGTGTGGACTCCAATGCAGTCCTTTAGTCTCCAGTTTTTTATAGACCCAAGTGCTCCATTTCTGAGAGAGAGAAAAAATGCTACTCAATCATGCAGGAAATCGTGGATTGAtggtttaaaatatattttattgaaGAGACATACAGTGAAACTAGGTTGTTAGTCGATTCTTCTATCAAGTTAACAGCCTCATCCTTCTTGTTTGGCTCCGTAACAAAAATCATTTCTGCTACAGCAGCTCTGTGCCTCAATGAATCTGTCAAAAATAAACGAAAAATGTAATAATATGGACAAATTAATGTAATAATCAATATTCAAATTTGGTAAATTATGACCTTTATGTGCCTCGAGGAAAAGGGTGTTTGCCTCAACAAGAGATTTTCCATGTAACTGACTGCAAAACAATTAACAGTGAAAAGAATCGGGTAGCAGAGATTCACCCAACAAATGAAAAAGTAGACACAATAAAGTACCTAAATAAAGGACGCTCAGCTTCTAAAACACCACACACAAGTTTTTCGGTATCAGTTACAGGAGCTGGTATGGTTTCCACTTTATGGAAGAATTTTATCTGCAAAAAGCATCAAGTACAGCAAATCATTCAATCTGGAATCATAAGAAAGTTAATCAAACAAAATCTAGCAAAAACACAATGGCCCATCAGATAAAAATGTCTTCATGTGAATGCATTATATTGGTGAAAATGATCCCAATAGATATCTACCATACCAGGCATCGATGTGTGTCTGGGTCATCGGCATCCAAACGCTGCATATGCTTTACTGCCTGTGGTAAATAATGAGATGGTTTCCATCACTTCCCAAATGAAAAAAAGACGAAGCATCAGAGGAACATAATCCGGAGACTTAGGGAGCCCAGTGTTAGGTTACATAGAGgaaggaaaatatatttttttataaaataagcAACACCCATCATGATGCACGCAAGGTACAATTTCCGCCAGACAATTATGAAAAAAGGTAAATAATGGCTGCCAGGAGAATTTTAGAAAAAGTCTGCTGCAAAACTATGTTGCGAAAACTTCACCTGCAATGCAAGTAAAATTTTCTGCTTTCTCATATAAACTTCAAAGGAGAGCAGGTGTGTCTCCAAGGAATTAGAAGAGTGTTTCTGAAGTAGTTTCAAATACTTTGTAGCTTCCATCAAGGGATCTTCAACCTACAAGTATAGATTCAAGTATTATAGCTCCACATCATTTTCGTCAAGTCAGTATTTTCAACAAGCTACTACTATGTATTAACTGTGACGGGTGGTGGATAAAAGCTAGCTTAGTGCATAAAAATGGTACTAAAATTAGCCTCATCTCTCCCACTTGGATAACAAATAAACAAATGATAAAAAGAAATAGGTGTATTTGTTTTTCCACAACAATGCGAAGACTTCACAAATCCAACTTctttaaatatccaaaataatgTGCATTACCTAAATTTCcttgtttaaatataatttatcatCATTCAAACAcaacaattcaaatttaatgaaACAAATTTacctaaaatttaaaatacaaacattttaataatttaatttaattaggaACTACATTGATTAAAAAAGTTTTAAGGCGTCGGGGTAGATATCTTGCTAAAAGAAATTTTAACAATAACATATAGTCCcatgaaaacataaaaaataccTGCAATAACTTCTCTCCATGTGGATCGGTATCTACTGATTTTGCATGGCGTTTTCCAGATTTTGAAACAGTAGGGGCATTTGATCCTTCCTTAACTTCTGCTTCCTGCAACAATGCAATCATTGACTCAGAAACTATGTTAAACTACTTCTTTCAGGGAAGCTAAGGCTGGAAAGCTTATCACTTTCTTAGCTCGGGCTTCAGCTTTTCTCTGCTTTTGCCTTAACTTCTTCTTCTGGGAAGTTGGTAACTTTGATatctcctcatcttctgcagaTGACTTTGAAGGAGAATCATACAGCTTTAAGTAGCATCTGCAAATGATTATAAATGTCAGACTCAAAAAGGTAGGAAAAGAAGAAACCAAATATACACTGGTTAATCACTGGGCATGATGGCAATATGAGCCGTACTTCAGTCAATAGGATCCCATGTTACAAGAAACATTATTGAGAAGAAGATGAAAGCCCAGAAAATATATCAGCAGAGAAATATAGAAAGAGTACTTGATGGCTCCAGCAGCTGCTTTATGAAAATAAGGATACGAGTGAAGACGATCTTGAAATTTCAGCATTTCCACGTAAGTTCGGAGAGTCATTTTTCTTAAACAATATGCATGGAAGTCAAATTGGTCCTCGGTAATGTCAGCATAATGCTTTTCCACAGacaagaatttcttcaaagCCCTGCCGAGGTCCCCTTGGCGTAGATAGCTTTCTCCAGATGCTAGCTCATACCTTAAAAATAATGGGTAAAATAACAGTTTATGCATATGTTTGTTTACTAAAAGTAAAAAATTTAGAAgcttgataaataaaaaaaaagacatACCACATGCACTGCATATCATAAAGGTTATTGTGCTGTTCTCCATCTTTAGTGAACAAGACAGCCGTCTTTTCTGCCAagacaacctagaacaaaactTCCAGGTTAAGGGCATAATGAAAGGGAAAACTTGCACTAATGTAACAAAGAATTATCTAAAGGCCAAGTAAAGGAGGAACATAATGACATTGAACCTGATCCGATTGTAGCATACGCTTAACGCACTGACTATTGACATAGCGATCCGCAAGATCCATGCATCTTGCTTCATCAGCCAATGCAGCCGCTGCTGCCAGGTCACCAGCATGCTTTAGAGTCCGGCTCTGTGATAATAAAACCACAAAAATATATTAGCTACAGCAACCATGTCATCTCCAAATAGATATTAATAGCTTTTCAACCAAGAATAATTGAGATATAGTAAACAGGACTTCGAGCTTAATAAATAAACACATTGAAACCAAGATAGAAATCTATGCCATATATTATGTGTGAAAAACAACAAACCATAGGCCAAAACACAATTTACTCAGTCAAAGAGGTTTGCACAAAAAACTCAAGCCAAAACACTCTGGAAGCTTATACACTACCTGTCGGagattgagataattaaattgatTTTCTAAATGGTAAATATTTAGATTGATAACATGTATCCTTGATTCACATAGATTAAGGGATTAGACGATTAGGAATCTCAAAATTATAGTTATAGTATTTCCTAGATTCTTCCTTGTAAAGTGCATAAATAGCTGTGCAAACTGTTGAGAAATAATATCATGCCTCCGTTTTGACAAGTACTTCAAAAATGTTTTTAGGGTTTTATAAGTGAAAATAAACTTAAAGTGTGTGTTAGATAAGATTTTTGTAAAACGCTTTTCAAAACATTTTTAACAAAGTGTTCTCcaagtatagtttttaaagaaGAACTTAAATgtgtatttttatgtttttagaaTTAAAGAACGTGggttaaacaacaattaaaaggttTTTATACAACAGTTGTCTGAAACCCcccttaattatttttaactatAAAATTGTTTTCTTAAACTGTTGTCCAATACCTTTTCAACTTTAAAACCGAGCACctataaaatgtttttattgAAGCGTTATttacacaaaaaaatttataaaatgttttaaaagttgttttaaaaaGAAATGTACGTTTGAACTActgtttttataaaatagttgttCAAACGTACATTTCTTTTTAAAACAGCttttaaaacaaatttataaaaaaaaaatttgtaaataacgcttctataaaaatattttataggtGCTTGTCGAAACGGAGCCTAGAATTTTATCATTTCTCTGACACCACCAcctgagagagagagagagagagagagagagagagcccAAATCCAGAATGCATATAAGGATAACACAAAACAAATATGGAATGGAATAGCAAAGAGCATTATGCATTAAATATCCGCCACATTATCAGAGAAATAATAAAGATTCACACCCCTACTATTGTTGGCTTTCTTTTAGCAGATATCGGATTCAATATACAAATTGCAGTTTTTATGCGAATTGCACTCATAAATGCCTCATCTATTCACGCGCTGACATAGTATCACCCATATGATAGTATGATTAGCTGTTTCAGAACATCTATTTCAACAAGAGAAGCATTAGTTCTGTCAGACTCATTGCATATTTGCAATAACCTCCTCAAAAAAAACTTCACaacctaaaataaaaataaaagcaaagAGAGAGAGTGATGGGGATTCTCTCCAGTCCTGGACCTTTACTTTAACTTCCAAGGAAATATGGTGACTATATCAAACAAAAATGGCGATCGGAAATTATTCTCCACTAACAAACATTAAATAACACAAGATGTCTTTGTGAAACATAAACATCTCCAATGCTCACTCAAAAGTCAAATCTCAGTT
Proteins encoded:
- the LOC140879597 gene encoding N-terminal acetyltransferase A complex auxiliary subunit NAA15 translates to MGASLPPKEANLFKLIVKSYETKQYKKGLKAADAILKKFPDHGETLSMKGLTLNCMDRKSEAYELVRLGLKNDLKSHVCWHVYGLLYRSDREYREAIKSYRNALKIDPDNIEILRDLSLLQAQMRDLSGFVETRQQLLTLKPNHRMNWIGFAVAHHLNFNALKAVDILEAYEGTLEDDYPPDNERCEHSEMLLYKISVLEECGLVQRALEELHKKESKIIDKLSYKEQQVSLLEKLGLFNDAEELYMVLLSMNPDNYRYYEGLQRCMRLYSVDGQYSSDEICQLEALYESLSKQYKRSSAVKRIPLDFLSAEKFRVAAGHYIRPFLSKGIPSLFSDLSPLYDHPGKADILENLFLEVEHSIKTTGGFPGSVDKEPPPTLLWAFFYLSQHYDRRGLYDIALKKIDEAIEHTPTVIDLYLVKSRTLKHAGDLAAAAALADEARCMDLADRYVNSQCVKRMLQSDQVVLAEKTAVLFTKDGEQHNNLYDMQCMWYELASGESYLRQGDLGRALKKFLSVEKHYADITEDQFDFHAYCLRKMTLRTYVEMLKFQDRLHSYPYFHKAAAGAIKCYLKLYDSPSKSSAEDEEISKLPTSQKKKLRQKQRKAEARAKKEAEVKEGSNAPTVSKSGKRHAKSVDTDPHGEKLLQVEDPLMEATKYLKLLQKHSSNSLETHLLSFEVYMRKQKILLALQAVKHMQRLDADDPDTHRCLIKFFHKVETIPAPVTDTEKLVCGVLEAERPLFSQLHGKSLVEANTLFLEAHKDSLRHRAAVAEMIFVTEPNKKDEAVNLIEESTNNLVSLNGALGSIKNWRLKDCIGVHTLLESTLNDHSAASRWKARCAEYFPYSSYFEGKHSSVTSNSANHQLQVTTENGGGISVVNQRAFPVASNGNVEKLEALKNLVIQ